The following is a genomic window from Xenopus laevis strain J_2021 chromosome 2L, Xenopus_laevis_v10.1, whole genome shotgun sequence.
gggggttattgattAAGGTTTGAGTTTTCGAGTAGATTCTTTTggccaaaacttgaattttcgggttgaaaaaaaaagttgtttttaaaaaaaaatcaaatttttcgagatttattataccctgaccctggaaatagcatgaatctgaaaatacaccatctaaaacctgttgaggtcacgtaCTGTAGGCGTCAATGgcaaaccatttgaagatgttaatagcctgcatggtGTTTTTTCTgaggattttgcccaaaaacttgtataatttgagtgatttgagtttttttaccctcagaaaactcgattaattcaaattttcagatttCGCATCTCAAAGTCgcagaatcaaatttttttccatttgaatttattcttaaattagataccattcgagttgtgagttcattcgaggtataaaaaaaactctaacactcgacctttgataaataaccccataactGTGAGACCTGAGGACAGGTTTTAAACTTGCGCTATTTTTCCTGGCCTAGAAGGACAATGAATCCTCAATTTCTGGCATTATAACAGAGATCATGATGTCTGTTAGTACAAAGCTATTTTGGACCACCTACCTTTTATACAAGGGATTTTGGGCATTGTGCATTTTCTCCTCTCTGTGGTAGGTGGACAGAGAGCAAGGTCTCCAAGAGGTGCCTTCACAACCATCCGGCTTCTCTCTTCAGTGCCTTTCTTTCTTCCGCACTTCACTGTTCTAGAGCATGGGCTCCAGGCTCCCCACTCACTCATTTCACATTGTACtgtaaaacatggaaatttggaGTTCATTGGAGATGGCTGAACCCAGAGCAATGGTAATGCCAATACAAGTTTGTAAACTCTTGAAATAGGATCAGatctttactttcattttctaactggtAGTAGACTCAAAGTAGATTCAACCCCAATTACTTAATGTTTGCTATGGGCAGTTGCGCTAGTGCAGTTTAGCACAAAAAAAGATGCAGAAGAAGCTTGCTTTTTTGTTTGAAACACACTTTAACACCCAAAACTTGCACTTGGCTGTAGTGgtccccaaaatatttatttttgattgcatacataaaaaatgtttttcatgtgtgCTTAAATTGGTACTCTAAACCTATCTGTGTACACATAGAAGGTAGCTCAGAATAAATATCGCCATCAATGACATTTGAGCAGTGAATTTTATGTAACTGTGATTCTTTACAATTAATTCATGAAATTCTCATACAGTGGAAGGAGATATTATTGGTGCTTTGCTTTCTCTCAAATAAAATATGTAGTGCTACAATGATTAACACTGGGATCCTATGTTCAGTCCCAGCCAATATTTGCAAGTGGTGTGCATGTTCTTCCTGTGCTTGCTTGGGTTTCCACCAAGTAAGCTGTACTCCAGTTTCCTCTCAAACCCCACAAACATATAGGCAGATTCATTGATTTTTTGAGAAATCGACCATAGTGATTATAAATGCAATACGGACCATAGACTGTACTTTCCTCTGGGccgcactatataaaaaaaaaaaaaaaaactcctcacTTTAAAGCCATTCATTCCTCTTCACTGATctacatctcttctcttgtgtctCTATATGTTTTTGGCCGACTGCTTGGTCACCCCCCCAATACTAGTGCTGATTCCCACCTTAAACCTTTCTGctttgctgctccttatatttggaatgtcatccctgaatttctccagagagaatcctccctcagtCTCTTCAAAAATAAATCTCTTGGAGCACTTACATAACACCTAAACTGACAATTATATTGCAGTGTCAGCCATTATAACGTGCATCacttaatatcctcctatttgtgtATGTAGGTTACCCAtcaacttagattgtaagctctacagggcagaaGTCTCCCTCCTCTTGTGTCTTTGACAATTTGTAATtacactttgtatttatttgtatttattattggacTTGGGACTTGATCTCTGTAACAGTGCtttagaatatgttggtgctatataaaggaTTATAATGATAGCGATTCATCACCTTAATCTTTTCAGGGTAGAGACTGCAATCATTTTGCAACACAAAACTCTGTATCAGTGATTTCAGCTGGGAACATTTTAGTTAGTTAATGAACTAAAAGAATCATTTACATTACCAGCTTTAAAGAAGAAACAGAAGACAATAAAATGGGGACATATGGTATAGATACTCACCAGAGCTGCATTCTGATGTGCCGTTGGCTGCAGAAAAACCCTCGGGACATGAAGAGTAACAGCTTCCTTTGTGTGAGTAGAAACCTTCCTTACATTTTGTACAAAAATTTTTGCTGAAGCAGGTCTCACaattattaattttacattctgaaataaaacaacataaatacaaataaataatatgaaatgaACACTCACTGGGAGGTTAAATGATCACCAAACATCTTccatatgaaatgcttgcacaccTTAGTTTTTAGAACAAACTTTGGTTTCTGTGTATAAAGCATCAAGTATgagtatgagatccgttatccggaaacccattatccagacagttccgaattacgggatagccatctcccataggctccattttatccaaataatacaattatttcaaaatgatttcctttttctctgtacaggtatgggatccgttatctggaaaccgtgggggattattgtactgaaatatgtttttatatggccttaggagtgcaaccacaaccccccttttttgtacttgaaatgtagccagaagctgtggcagagcttcatgtggttagtgcaccctcatacacacccctttaaattaattgtgGCCCTATGtccctgttttttatttttttttattaattcttggTTTTGGCATTTCCTCTCtcataaaagccacaaatgctagcggcagGGGAGGCTTTAGCCCTTTTATTTGAAACCtacgcctgtgagacactcatcatatctgctgcacttatcactaggtaacacctCTGCACTAATTCACATATACTACACCAATTGCACTTCTCATTTAGCTCTCCATTTTCTGTTCACATCTATACCCTTACCTGTACTTATGTTTTTGCAGTCTCCCTTTTAAAAGCCACATATGCAGGTGGtaggggaggatctagtccacagattgaaaccaagcctcaggagatttttactccaagtaatgctgttaagcagagaggtatatgatcttttatattttgattacaggtaaacaagttaaggaccaccgtatggggtttaccttgatgtggtatggtggcttatcaactttatgatcataactttgtatttttttttttaaatacatgcacttgcatattcattgaattatttagacaggggattattgtacttaaaggagaaggaaagctccaaaacggtttattgtcaacagattagcctcaatagtgcaatctagaacactatatttattctgcagaatgctttaccatacctgagtaaaccactCTAGACACTAGTCTCTGTTtgtataaacttggtgtgacatcacttcctgcctgagtctctccctgctcacttacagctctgagctcagattagatgggagggggagaggagcacacCGAGCAttctcaagccctgccctggaggtttacgatgaaaacaggaagtctgatacagaagcccatgtgtacacaataaaaggaaataaatgctgtgtttcttttgacagaggactcagagcagcattattctgagggtttactggtgtatttatatagacctttctgataaagcttacttaattttagcctttccttctccttgaaatatgtttttatatggccttaggagtgcacccacaacccccttttttgtaCTTGTTTTTAGATATAAcaggctgttatcttgtgttagggagctgctatctggttaccttcccattgttcttttgttaggctgctgggggggggagggggtgatatcactccaacttgcagtacagcagtaaagagtgactgaagtttatcagagcacaagtcacatgactggggacagctgggaaactgacaatatgtctagccccatgtcagatttcaaaactgaatataaaaaaaatctgtttgctcttttgaaaaatggatttcagtgcagaattctgctgtaacagcactattaactgatgcgttttgaaaaaagcatgttttcccatgacggtatccctttaaggtatgacgatctaaattactgaaagatccgttatctggaaaacccctaggtcccaagcattctgcataacaggtcccatacctgtaataataaaacattatcttgtaatacgatataattaattcttattggaggcaaaaccagcctattgggtcaatttaatgtttacatgatgattttctagtagactgtcacttaaggtatgcagatccaaattacggaaatatctgttatctggaaaaccccaggtcccgagcattctgcagaacaggtcccatacctgtacttctaatgtaatttttttcattttaggacTAAACTTAcaaggggcaattcaccttaaaGCAATGCTAACACGTTCCTAtcaaaatcataggaacgtgtcagtatcaagtaaatgctgcatccGTAAccgttcccctcaaagcccccccaCAAAGACGCCCCCGCAAACCTGCATTCacccgaccctctgacactgctaaatgatcttccaaaccatttcagtgacgctgggctggggcagcacgatccttccataggctgattatgaatgaaaataggaattcagcctatggaaggatagcGCCGCCCCCatcccagcgtcactgaagcaacgcAGAAGATCTGTCAGTGGTGTCAGCCGGTCTGCTGGAcacaggttcgcggggctggggggGGGCTTTGCGGGAAACGATTAGGTGCAGGATTTAAttaatactgacacgttcctatgatttttataggaacgtgttagGATCACTTTGAAATGAACTTTAAGCATGTTTTAGACAGTAGTATTCtaatagaattcttaaaatatttttctgcagcTTTCAAACTTGGAAATAAAACTGATATCAGGTTGCCATAGGACTATTAGCCATAGCAAGCTGGAGGCAGTTTGGAAATCAGAATGAAAAATGAACAGCAGAGTACCTGAATACAAAATAGGTCAGTTATGCAGTTGGGTTCACAAAAATTGACCCTAAGTCAGTTGATCGTAAAGCTACTTGCGTCAAAATACACTCTTTGCACATCCGTATAGTTGCTTACTTATTTACATAAGGGAACTTTGGATCTACTGACACCTCTGAAATAGGCACTAGTTCCAGTCATCTTGGCTTAATATGCGCAGCAGACTTATGACTAAAGAAATGGATGCACACGTCAATTTCACTCTGAACATCAGAAATAATGCAAACCATACTTGTAAAACTTTCACAATTGTGCATGCACAATTGAGTTCATTTACAAATATTGACCATTATAACATAAGGGCCAACTTTCCCTGGCAACTGCAACAATGCTGTtggttctaaagctggccatagatgtcgagatttttaaaagatccgatcctcatcgtgagaccacgattttctcagaacgatcgtacgaattgaccatcaactaaaaagaccaatttgccaggaaaacaaaggggagctgcctgcttggccctgcaaacatagatagattgcactgggaccgatcaatttcctgacagatgtcggccgaaaaatcgtaagatgtacgatcgttcaaatcccactaactgcacgataatttagaaggattggtcggacttctctaaaatcggtcgttcggcaagaagaatcgttgcgtctatgggaaGCTTAAGGGTCTCTGACAGAGGCATACCTGCAAAATGTTATAAAGTTtatggattgttttttttatttcttctgtgtGTGTGATTTAGTAGCTGTTGTGCCATGATCTCAATGTACTTTTTGCTCTTCTTTACCACTTCTGTAAGCAGAAAGACCCCATTTTGGTTCCCAGTATTTAAAACAGATATCCTTTAAATAGAGAGAGTTCAGAGAAGGGCGACTAAACTAATAAATGGTATGGAggatctccatttttttttctcatgaggaCTGGACAAATTGGGAATGTTTACATTACAGTTGAGGCACTTAAAGAGGGATAAAACCACTATTTATAAATTCATAAAGTACTGTACTCTTGAATGCCTTAATTGCCAGTAGATAAAGTGCATCTTTTGAAATTGGAAGAAAGAAGGGTTCATCTTAAGGTGTGAAAGGGGTTTTAACTGGAGTAGAGgagaaagaaacataaaaaagCCAGAAAGTAAAGAGAGAGCCAGAAAAAGCATATATGGAATGATGAGATGAAAAGGTTGAAAGGTAGGATATTTTCATGATAGCTGTCTCAGAAATAGggttataaagaaatatatttgtacaccatttacatttttgtttacaaaaacatGCTGATAACTCGTCATGGTAAATGGAAGAAAGGATGTGTGTAATTTACCAGATTTGGCTGAGATCAGAATATCAAGTTCAAGCACTGGGTTTAGTTTAATGATGATTTACATCATGTGAGGGACATGAATTAAAATAGACAAGCTTTGGTCTTAACAAACAGTAATAATAAGGGGAGTGTCTTAGgctactgccacctgaggcaacatCCCTATGCTGCCCACCTCTCACCTGCTTCATGCTTACAACTTTAGCGTTGGAGCGGGTCCAGGGGGGGGATGTTCATTGTTAGTGCAGAGATTGCTTTTGCTAttgtactctctgcactagaagagtttAATTTCCATTATGATAAATGGAAATTTTATACTAAAATTTATCAGAGCAAGGTTTTTGCCACCCCTGATAACTGCCCTCTCACTGCCGCCTGAGACAGGGTTCTAACCTTGCCTCGTGGTAGGAGTGGCCCTGGGAATAATAGAAGTAGAGTTAAAGTAAAGTAGTAGAAGATGTGGAAACGACAAACTTGGATGAAAAgtaataaattattttccattaatgtAAGGCAATAACAAAGATGTACTTACTCAGACACCTGTTGTTCTCCCGATTGCGATCATCAAAATAACCTTGAGGGCAAGATTGCAAGCAGATCCCAGTCTGTCTGATATCATTTCTCTCCAATAGGATGAAAAGTTTTGGCAAACACTTCATACATCCGTTAAACTCTGAACACAAATCGCATCCCTTTGCGCAGACCATGCTCACTTCTGTACTTCCTAGACATTGAGATAGTACATTATTAGAGAACTCTGGTTAATGACTGATATACATACAAAACTGTTAATAAAGCTGTATCTATTGGGTACATTTACAAAATGGCAAACTTGGAAATCCAGGCAGATTCCCAGTGGATTTTCTTAACGATGTTAACACTTTTCTGACTTTCAGCAAGGTGTTAAAAAAattaccacattttttttaaagcagattaATGTGTCCGTTTGTTAGAATGTGTGATAGCTTGGAGCAGTTTAAGACCATTTTGTGCTCTGTTGAACTCTAACAACCTACGAAATTTGTAATCCTCCAAAATGTGCGTGTATTGCATTAAGATGAATGCAATGCAAGTAAATGAAGGCTTAATAATTTGGCAAAAATTATATTCTAGCATACTTTAAAAGAAACCAAaatgcataaaatttgctgtcagATAATAACTGTCAAGGTCAAACTGTTTATTGGGTTTTATATGCTTCTCCGAGAGGAGGGGATATGCAGTAAAGGGTAATAAAACTTTCACAACTGCTTGCCATTTATGTAAGGTTTCACTTTCTGAACACAGGGAGACTAATCATTAATGTATCTGTTAAAAAAGGCGTAGGAGAGATGTTCGTCTTGATTGACATATTCATAGCTGTTTatagatatagatttatatataaagcTAACTAAGCCTTTTTCTGGGAAATGATATAACACAGGCCTAATAACTTCCAACTTATATTGCTCTCCATCATCCTCAATAACCACCTGTATGAAGACTGTATAGTGAACAGCACTGGCTTTATTTTGGACAATAAAATGGGCTTGGATCTGATTACAAAATTGTCATGACTTTGGCAAAGTCATAATAGTCACAATGGTCACACAAGCCCAATCACATTATCAGTTAATTGGTTATTACTACTCCAATCCTGCTTCCCATAGtgccaattctttattttttcatgattCGCTGTTTGTGGCAACTCACATTCTCACATTCAGTAACCTATGTAGATTTTTTGTAGACTTCAGGCATTGTGCTTCACAGTAAAGGATAGTTCCTTACCCAGAGAATATCACACCCCAGGGGTTCCTGATAATAGTTCCTGTACCTGTATGCCATACTCTTTCTGAAAGTATTGAAATTTAACCTGAAGACTGCACAATTATATGATTTGTATTCTTTTGTGCTTAATCAGTAATTCTTACCTTAATTAAGTGGATTTTGCTTTAAGTATTTTACTATtgtaaaatttccatttttaattttaagatgTTCAATGATTGCTGTTGATCTGAATTTAAATATCTATTATTTTTTGGATATCACAAGGCTGTATAAGTTTTGCATAGTCTCACTTGTAAACAAAACAATTATCATagtatttgaaaaatgtataatattttataaaagcagGTGTATAAAGAGCTCCATATCAAGTGCATTCCTTGCAACAATGCCATAATAAGATTAAAAAGAGCCTGTAGTGGGGCTGCAGAGATATAAGCACACCATGCACAGCTGCTTATTGTAAGTAAAGGTGATGGCACAGTGGGTGCTTTGTCACCCTTCGAAATTGTGCTCCCCAAAGCACAGGAAATACCTTGCCATTGGGAACTATGAGAATCAATGCAGGCAAAACAAATGGATTTTGTATTTAAGTGGAATTTCACAAAAGGTGATGCGATTCATTAGTTTTAACTGCAGCAAGAACCTGCAGTTCTTAATTTCACAGTATGTACTGGGTGCTTTGTCACCCACAAGAGAGGCAATAACGTGTCCCAAAGTAATTTAATTGGTCAACATTTTATATACACAAGCCCTTCTTTTAAATGTAACCAGATATCCTGTAATGGGTGTTTATAggcaaaacattattatttttacatattttagtgAAAATAAGTATAGTGACACTCTAGTGAGCAGTTTCTGGCAGTATGATATTCAATGGTACGGTTGTCCTACAAAGCTTGGACTCAATCCTAATCCCTTTCCTAAATAACAGCTTTCCCACACTTCTAAAACAAAATGGCCACTGTTCCTCTCTTTCCTGCTCTTTTTTAACAACTATACACATTAAGGCCCTCCTTCCATTACAAAGCACAatagaacaaaacaaaataaataaggttattaaaataaataaggttATTACCTTATTttaactttgggcgacttcggaaatcaaagcgccgcaaGGGCATTGACActagcgttttgtcattatagcaggaggCAGGCAcagcgaaggcagttcggggagattgtcgccccgcagaagagatgattagtcgccaggcgactaaatcaccCAAAGCTGCCCTTGTGCTAGCTCCCTGCAATTCAGCCTTTTTACCTGCCATTGCTTTTAGCACTCCTCCCCTTTCCACCCACTCTCCTATCAGAATGTTGTCGATGTACTTAATATATTATTGATCTATTTATCGCTCTTAGCGAACGCCTGCATGAACTCTGCACCAACAACACATTATCTACCTATGGCATGCTATCTTTGATGCTTAGACAAAATTGaaatggtttatatacctctgtaaaaacagcagcaaaaaCTGATAAAAAACCAAAACACTAGGCTCAGTAAATGAACATACTAATCATTTGTGCAGATTCTGATCACTGGCCATGCTAATTCCTCAGCTACAaaagaaaatgacaaacgctTTGCTGTCAAAACTGGCCTGCAGTTTCTAGAAAAATGTGAGATTTGTTAAAAGGTTGCTAGGTGGCACTGCTGTTTAGAGAATGTTAAAAGCCATCAGACATCCAGAGACAGTATGTAGAGAGTGAACCACATTTCTTTTAATGGGTCACAACGGGGAGTGAGGTTACGGCTAAATTGCTTTCCAAACGTTACACTTGAGTAACAATGAAACCTTTTGTAACCAATAAGCAGTGTCACAAGAAAAGAAGTATCTCTTTGTAagcacttttaaatattttatgctaAAGATGAGCTCATGTCTTTTGAAGGAAAGTATGTAAGTGACACATGATCAGAACAGATAAATAATTGATCTGTATAGCACTCACAGCAAAACACTGTGCCCTAactattcctatatttaaaatggAACTGGCCATTGGCTTACAAACAGGCATTTTATtcttgtacagttttttttaacctgctacTATGTTTTCTCTTTCTCAATGCATTGTATGTATACTTACCATACTTTTGGGGGATTGAATGCACAGACATAAACTACCTCTTTAAATCAACCATTAAGCTTTATTTAATCATCATCGATATCTGTGCTTGCTTGATTCATTGCCATGTATTTTGTGTGAGAAGACGTATTTTAATACTCTCTGCGTTGTTTAACTGCAGAGATTCAATGATAAATAATAGCACctattataaaacaaaatttcTTAGTGCAAAGATGCAATCAGTAGCAGTAGAAAAGTCACATGGAATATTAGCTTATGCCGCCTCCAAACACTGCTTAATAACCACTTAGCTTTGGCAAGCCAGGTCCCAGAGTATAAGGCAGTTGGATTCAGGCCAGGCAGTATTTGATTTATTCAGGGTTTAAAGGAGCtaaactatataatatactgtatatatagatatatatatatatatatatatatatagatatttacttATCAGTTGCATAGAGCCCCACTCCAAATAGTTTGTGAATCAAATCGTTTATATTAGCatatgtgtccaacgtttcggcccctcttggggcctttttcaattTGAAGTGCGGCTCTAAGCAACTGATTAAGTAACAATATACTTTGAGCCTGCACCCACACGTATATCACAAATCCGGATTTGAGTGCGGCTGCTTGActaccagatatatatatagatatatatatatatatataaaaaattatacaaatgccatcaatatcatgtaaattatatccttataaacggtgagttctgatgtcatttctgtcacatgacgcactgaaacgtgtgtattataataaataaagtaccccagttgcaatatatatatatatatatatatatatatatatatatatatatatatatatatatatatatattcagcagctgtgcttaggggtcatctcaaatcatcaagcagaaaatgatgtttgtttattatagaagctgatgttacagggctgataactaaattctgatgctaattgtgctggtttctaagctgccatgtaccaataatctgaatttatGACTATatcagccttacattgtgacattttgTCAGAAATTAGTTAATcgcatgaaaagtcatggatgagattcaatttgagattcaattcagaaaaatgtatttcactattttatcatgtgaaaactctattgaagtctataggaaaaaaaaaactggaactgaattaggagaaatgttttttctcctcaaattgaatctcgtatACAAATTCTCACAAGTTAAAccaacaaaacaaatttttctaACTGAATTGAAGCTACctgttatatgatatatattctatataatgtCCCTAatcgtccctaagctcagtaagtgacagcagcacagaacatgtgcaatgaatcagcagaaaagaagatggagagttaTTGGAGGacctttagaggcacagatctttactgctaaagggcttacattgggctggtacagaaacccaaaacataatgtataacatttcaagcctacttctttaaaagctttagttctcctttaaataatttgttgtTTTCTTCTGCTAGAGGGCCCATGCCAATAGCAGAGGAAGAGCAAGCAAGTAAGTAAGTGATTCTACAACCCCAGGTCACTACATAAGCTTCAAATCCAGCCAGTTTGGTTGTTGTAGGCAGGGTAATGGAAAAGTGGCTACAAACTGAGTGAGATTAAGCCGTGAGAGCTCGAGTAACTCAAACATCACACTTCATGCTCCCCGTCACCAGAGCATTAAATATGATGGGTGTCTATATTGTTGTGACTGGTGCAATGTTACTCTTGTAATATGGGGAAGAAAATAGCAACAAGTATCGTTATGCTTAATAGAACATTGCAAGTATTCCATCTCCATCCTAAGCTTGGTGCTGAACTTTTCTGAAAACAGAATTGTAAAATAAGCTATTTCAAGCTAATTGCAGCATTTGTTTGGCCGCAACATAACAACGTTTTTGCCATGACTTAATAGACTttggaggaaatgtaataaaatgcacagaGAGCAAAACACTGCAAATAGAAatgtgcatgtcgcaatgtaatattcttcattaggcttttattacattgtgaatatagtcatataaaatttgcaatcgctatcctactgttgcaTGAGGGGCAAAGCATtcgcaaaggcaacatttttaactttgcggccatttattcacattgcaaatGAATTGCGATTGATTTTTGCGTTAGCGACCGATACGACATTCCCCCATTTGCCATGATATCATATGAATCCTGCCCCTATGCCACAAAAAGCATTAATGTTGAAATGTCgttgatagtgatgggtgaatttgtcccatttcgctttgccccGAAATTCACGTAatgggtgaaaaattagcgaaacgcaaaGTTGTCTAAAGTCAGGAATACTTTGATTCgccggcgaaacacggaaattcggtcgcgaatttgtgcctgccgaataaattcgtccatcactagtcattgATTATCTACACTCAATTGCATCACATTACATTCCAGACATCATTTAAACCTATGCTCTGCTGAAACATGCTCACTCAACAGATTTACTCCAGGACTACTCCATGGCTACATTTTTCATGTGTGAGAACTTTTCCTTAACTTATAATTTGAAATTATAAGTGCTACTCATTGCTGTAATTCTGTGAAAGTCACCTTATAATT
Proteins encoded in this region:
- the rspo1.L gene encoding R-spondin-1, encoding MQFGLFAVLVLILMDIADSNKFVKGRRHRRRSTEVSMVCAKGCDLCSEFNGCMKCLPKLFILLERNDIRQTGICLQSCPQGYFDDRNRENNRCLKCKINNCETCFSKNFCTKCKEGFYSHKGSCYSSCPEGFSAANGTSECSSVQCEMSEWGAWSPCSRTVKCGRKKGTEERSRMVVKAPLGDLALCPPTTERRKCTMPKIPCIKGEKVRKKDKKDEQGKKEKNKNKKKNSEEGGNKKRKGQQKVTSVPSTPSLPVQ